Part of the Desulfolutivibrio sulfoxidireducens genome is shown below.
CCCGGGTGTCCCGGCAGGCCCGGACCAGGTGGTGAAGGCCCTGTTCCCTTGTCCGGCCGCCCTGGCCGAAGCGCTCCACCAGGCCGTCCGTATACAGGAAGACGCGGTCCCCCGGCTCGACCTTGCGCTCCAGGATGCCCAGTTGCACGGTGTCGAAGACCCCCAGGATGTCGCCCTCGACGTCCAGCGGGCAGGCCTGTCCCCCGGCCGTCACCAGGACGGGCGGCGGGTGCCCGGCGTTCACCAGGGTCAGCCTGCCCCGGGTCCGGTCGAGTGCGACCAGGGCCGCGGTCAGATGTTTGCCGTCCTTGAGGATCCCGGTGAGCACGGCATTGATGTTTTTCAGGGTCTCCCTTGGGGTGAACAGGGGGCCGGAATTCTGGCGCAACAGGGCCTTGAGCGAGGAGGTGACAAAGGATGCGCCCAGGTCGTGGCCCGAGATGTCGGCCACGAAATAGCCCATGGACCGTTCGGTCATGGGGAAGACGTCGTAGAAGTCGCCTCCGGCCTCCAGGACCGGGATGTAACGCACGGCGAAGCGGGCCTCGGGCAACTCGCCGGGATCGACCAGGATGGCCCGCTGGGCGTCGCGCAACTGCCTGAGCTTGTCGGTCTGCACCTTGAGCATGGCCGCATGGGACTGCCGGAGCCGGATATGCAGCTTGACCCGGGCCAGGACCTCCTCCTTGGCGAACGGCTTGGCGATGTAGTCCACGGCCCCCATCTTGAGGCCCCGCACCTTGTTGTCCACATCGCCCAGGCCCGAGATGAAGATGATGGGCACATCTCCCGCCACCGGATCGGCGAGGAGTTTTTCGCAGGTGGTGAAGCCGTCCTCCTCGGGCATCACGATGTCCAGGATGATCAGTTCGGGGCGGATTCGCGGCGCCAGACGGCGGGCCTCGGGGCCGGAGGCGGCGCGAACGGTGCCGAATCCGGCCTCGCGCAGCATCCATTCGAGGGTCATCAGATTGACCACCTCGTCGTCCACGATGAGAATGGTGGGGGGGTGTTTCATACTCTGGCGCGCAAAAGGCCCGGGGACGGCCTCCCCTTTGCCGGAAGAAGTTGTGCGGGAGCGCCAACGCCCGATGATGCCTAGCGAGTTTGTAGCATCCTCCATGCGGATACTCCAAACAAAAAAACCGAATGAGCCCGGCTCCAAACAATTGCGGACGATCGAGAATCCCAGTATGGTCCTAAATTCGCACGTCGGGCGTGACTCTCCGGCGCGCCGGAATCCTGGCCGCCGTCGCGGCGGCCCTTTCGGGGAGGCGGGAGCCCATCCTATGGATTACAAAGCCAAGATCAAGGAGTTGTTGCGCTCCAAAAAGCAGGAATTGTCCATCCTGGCCATCTGGCTGGTGAGCCTTTTGCCCGGACTTATCGTCTCCATCCGCAAGGGAGACCCCTTCTACGCCTCCCTGCTGGTCCTGTTCATCCAGTTTCTGGCCTCGTTCGGGTCCATCACCCTGTTCGGGGTCATCGCCCAACTGGTGTGCTACAAATACATCGAATCCGTCGAGGTCCACGACCGGATGATGGACGGCCTGTTCTACGGCTTCCACGCCGGCATCGTCATCTGGATCCTGTACGCCTTCTACCACATCCTCTTCGGGCGCAAGATCATCGGCGACGTCAACACCCTGGTGGCCTTTTTCGGCATCACCTGCATCGCCAGTTGCGTCATCGGCATCCTGTGCGGCTTCGTGGCCGGAAAATACCGCGACCGCAAAAACACCCTCATATAGAGACGTTCCCGCGCATCCGGGGCAAACCGGCGACGCGGGAAAGGGCCTTCCGGGACGTTTCAGGCGTCGTCCGGCAAAAACACGGCCAGGACGGACTCCACCTGCTCGTCCACCCGGGCCATGGCCTCGCCCAGGGCCCCGGGCGCCACGCCAAGCGTGGCGAAGGCCTCGGGGACCAGGGGCGGCACGAAGATTTCCCCGCTCGATCCCATGCG
Proteins encoded:
- a CDS encoding PP2C family protein-serine/threonine phosphatase, producing the protein MKHPPTILIVDDEVVNLMTLEWMLREAGFGTVRAASGPEARRLAPRIRPELIILDIVMPEEDGFTTCEKLLADPVAGDVPIIFISGLGDVDNKVRGLKMGAVDYIAKPFAKEEVLARVKLHIRLRQSHAAMLKVQTDKLRQLRDAQRAILVDPGELPEARFAVRYIPVLEAGGDFYDVFPMTERSMGYFVADISGHDLGASFVTSSLKALLRQNSGPLFTPRETLKNINAVLTGILKDGKHLTAALVALDRTRGRLTLVNAGHPPPVLVTAGGQACPLDVEGDILGVFDTVQLGILERKVEPGDRVFLYTDGLVERFGQGGRTREQGLHHLVRACRDTRDRPMAEAVDEAARRLTGSSIRHEDDVVLLGLEV